The DNA sequence ACTATGGAGAATCTATTGAAGAAAGAATGGCTGGAGGAGCTTGCCGCCCGCAAGGAGCAGGTCATCGCCTACCGCCGTCATCTGCATCAGCATCCGGAATTGTCGTTCCAGGAGTACGAGACGAGCCAATTCATCTATGATGAAATGTCGAAGCTGGCGAACGTCGAGGTGACCCGGCCGACTGCGACATCCGTGTTGGTGAAAATAACCGGGGCCAAGCCCGGCAAGAAAATCGGCTTGCGCGCCGACATCGATGCGCTGCCGGTCCAGGAGCAGCGGGACGAACTCGAATTCCGGTCTGAGGTGGACGGCAAGATGCATGCCTGCGGACACGACGGCCACACCGCGATTCTGATGGTCGCGACCCAATTTTTGGCCGAACATGCCGACGAATTGGCCGGCGAGGTCTACAGCATTTTCCAGCATGCCGAAGAAACCCCTCCCGGCGGCGCCAAAGAGATGGTTGCCACCGGTCTGTTCGATGACTTCGATTTCATCTATGGCCACCATCTGTTCTCGACGATGTCTTTGGGGATGATCGACATCAAGCCGGGCCCGAACTCCGGCAATTCCGATCTGTACGAGTTGACGATCTATGGGAAAGGGGGTCATGCAGCCTTTCCGCATACAAGCATCGATCCGATCATCATCGGCAGCCAGATTCTCGCGAAGATCCAGACGATCATTTCCCGGAAAATGGATCCCATGCATGCAGGAGTCATCTCGAATACGGTTTTCCAGGCGGGATCTCCCAACGCCCTGAACGTCATTCCCGACACGGCTTTCCTGGCCGGCAGTGTGCGCACGAACGATAAAGGCGACCGGCTGATGATCGCGGAGGAGATCGAGCGTGTCGCCAAGGCCACTTGCGATGCCTACGGTGCGACCTATAAGCTGGACTACCTGTACGGCTACAGCGCCGTGTACAACAATGAAGCGACGACGCAGATCGTCCAGGCTATCGCCGAGGAACTGTTCCCCGGAAAAATTACGCAGTTGCCGCCGATGCTCGGCGGAGAAGATTTCTCCGCATTCTCCGACATCGTACCGGCCACCTATATTTGGATAGGTGCAGGAAATGCCGAAAAAGGCTACGACTACCCGCATCACCATCCGAAATTCGCGCTGGATGAGGAGAGTTTCCTTATCGGGGTGCAGATGTTTGTTGCGGTGGCGATGAATTATAGTGGGTTGGCTGGATGATTTAGGTAGCTGCGGGCGTCGTCAGCTCCGATGAGCAGGGTGCTCATCGGAAGACAATACGCATAAAAAAGCTCACCTCCGACTAGCGCAAGCTGGCCGGAGGTGAGCTTTTTTTCGGCGGCCGAACTCCGGCGAAGCCGCGGTGGTCGGAGGTGATCGTCTTTTTGGATGTTCTCCTCCGGCAGGGAAGTCCTTTATAGGAGGAAACTGCCAGCTCCGACGAGAAGGGCGCTCATCGGAAGACAGACTGCGCCGGCGAGGTCAACTCCTGCGAGCGAATGTTCGCCGGAGGAGAGCGCGCGGATGGAGGCGGAACTCCGGCGAAGCCGCGGTGGTCGGAGGTGATCGTCTTTTCGGATGTTCTCCTCCGGCAGGGAAACCCCTAACCGGAGGAAAATCCTTGCGGGAGAAGAGCGTTGTGCCAGCGATCTCAGTTCCGGCGAGAAATTGTTCGCCGGAGGACGTCGATTTCCTGGCAGCCGAACTCCGGCGAAGCCGATGTGGTCGGAGGTGCTGATCTTTTTGGATGTTCTCCTCCGGCAGAGAAGCCCCTAACCGGAGGAGAATCCTTGCCGGAGAAGAGTATTGTGCCAGCGATCTCACTTCCGGCGAGCGAATGTTCGCCGGAGGACGTTGATTTCCCGGCAGCCGAAGTCCGGCGAAGCCGCGGTGGTCGGAGGTGATAGTCTTTTTGGATGTCATCCTCCGGCAAGGAAGCCCCTAACCGGAGGAGAGAGTTTTTTTCATCTCCTCCTTTACATCTGTTAACCACTGTTATATACTGTTTATCGAAAGGGAGGGGAGGTCGTTTACAATGAAAATTATCATTCAGCACAATTCGATGGTACCGATCTACGAGCAATTGGTGAATCAGATCAAGTCATTGATATTGGAAGAAAGTTTGCGGGAGAACGAGCCTCTGCCTTCGGTGCGGGTGCTGGCGAAGGAGATCAAGGCCAGCGCTCTCACCGTCAAGAAGGCCTACGATCTGCTGGAGCAGGAGGGGTTCATCGCGACCGTCCACGGCAAAGGCAGCTTTGTGCTGTCGGTGAACAAGCACGCGAAAAGGGAAAATCTGCTGTACAGCACGCAGCAAGAGTTGGAGCAAGTAATCAAAAAAGCGCGGCAGGCCGGCATCTCCAAAGCCGAGCTGGCGGAACTGGTCGCGATGATTCTGGAGGAGGAATTGGGATGATTGTAATGGAAAACGCCGTCGTGACGTATCCGAGTTTCGAGTTGGATTGTTCATTGGAGGTGGGCGAGGGCACGATCACCGGGATTGTCGGGGAAAACGGCGCCGGTAAAACGACGCTTTTCAAAGCGCTGTTGGGCCTGGTCCCGATCGCATCGGGCAGCGCCAAAATCAACGGGCAGGACATCGCCGAGTTGTCGCTGGCGGACCGCGAAAGCATCGGCACCGTGTTGGCGGAATCCTTTTTTAACGATATCTATACCATAAAGGACGTCAATCGGCTGTTGAAAAGTTTTTACCGAAAATTCGACGAAAGCTATTTCCTGCGCAAATGTGCTGATTTCCACCTGCCCAAGAATCAGAAACTCAAGGAATTCTCGACAGGGATGAAGGCCAAGCTGAAGACGCTGACGGCGCTGTCGCACGGGGCGCAGCTGCTGATTCTGGACGAACCCACGAGCGGCCTCGACATCAGCGCGCGTTATGAAATTTTGGACATGTTGCAGGACTACCTCGTCGCCCACCCGCGCTGCAGCATCCTGATCAGCTCGCACATCTCGAGCGATCTGGAGAAACTCTGCGACGACATCTACTACCTGAAGGCCGGCAAAGTCCTCCTGCACGAGGAGACCGACCGCCTGCTCGATGCTTACGGCGTCCTGAAGGTGGATGAAGAAGCGATGGGGCAACTCGACCGCAACTTCCTTTTGTATCGGAAGCGGACCAACTACGGCTACGACTTGCTGACGGACCAGCGGCTGTTCTACATGGAGAATTACCCCAAGTTGGTTGTGGAAAAACCGACGATCG is a window from the uncultured Trichococcus sp. genome containing:
- a CDS encoding amidohydrolase gives rise to the protein MENLLKKEWLEELAARKEQVIAYRRHLHQHPELSFQEYETSQFIYDEMSKLANVEVTRPTATSVLVKITGAKPGKKIGLRADIDALPVQEQRDELEFRSEVDGKMHACGHDGHTAILMVATQFLAEHADELAGEVYSIFQHAEETPPGGAKEMVATGLFDDFDFIYGHHLFSTMSLGMIDIKPGPNSGNSDLYELTIYGKGGHAAFPHTSIDPIIIGSQILAKIQTIISRKMDPMHAGVISNTVFQAGSPNALNVIPDTAFLAGSVRTNDKGDRLMIAEEIERVAKATCDAYGATYKLDYLYGYSAVYNNEATTQIVQAIAEELFPGKITQLPPMLGGEDFSAFSDIVPATYIWIGAGNAEKGYDYPHHHPKFALDEESFLIGVQMFVAVAMNYSGLAG
- a CDS encoding GntR family transcriptional regulator; the protein is MKIIIQHNSMVPIYEQLVNQIKSLILEESLRENEPLPSVRVLAKEIKASALTVKKAYDLLEQEGFIATVHGKGSFVLSVNKHAKRENLLYSTQQELEQVIKKARQAGISKAELAELVAMILEEELG
- a CDS encoding ABC transporter ATP-binding protein, which encodes MIVMENAVVTYPSFELDCSLEVGEGTITGIVGENGAGKTTLFKALLGLVPIASGSAKINGQDIAELSLADRESIGTVLAESFFNDIYTIKDVNRLLKSFYRKFDESYFLRKCADFHLPKNQKLKEFSTGMKAKLKTLTALSHGAQLLILDEPTSGLDISARYEILDMLQDYLVAHPRCSILISSHISSDLEKLCDDIYYLKAGKVLLHEETDRLLDAYGVLKVDEEAMGQLDRNFLLYRKRTNYGYDLLTDQRLFYMENYPKLVVEKPTIDQIMLMIMDGDRL